One genomic region from Sorangium aterium encodes:
- a CDS encoding ABC transporter permease, with protein sequence MSATLTRVFSAVVIALRAVRRNKLRAGLTILGITIGVAAVVTVTALASGARANVNAQISNLGSNSLIVFARSARASGVRSTAGAKLSELDGQALARESTSIRLVAPFLRSSAQVIHEGQNASPTLVGTRLNYFEIRSWKVAQGEPWSPASENLSEKVVVIGAQTARDLFGSLDPIGRMVRIGRQMYRVLGVLEEKGASPFGQSQDEIVLMPITTMRSHVIATRPGEVHAILLSSTSAETSERARLQAEAILRQRHHIGENDEDDFAVRSQAEFQAMQDAIFAALSALLVSIAAVSLVVGGIGVMNIMLVSVTERTREIGIRMAIGAREIDILLQFLLEALVLATLGGVVGSALGYGVIFGFSRAFSWPMRLEPTALAVALGVSTAIGIVFGFFPARRAARMDPVNALGRE encoded by the coding sequence ATGAGCGCCACGCTCACCCGCGTCTTCTCGGCGGTCGTGATCGCGCTGCGCGCCGTCCGCCGGAACAAGCTCCGCGCCGGGCTCACGATCCTGGGGATCACGATCGGCGTCGCGGCCGTCGTCACCGTCACGGCGCTGGCGAGCGGCGCGCGCGCCAACGTCAACGCGCAGATCTCGAACCTCGGCTCCAACTCGCTCATCGTCTTCGCCCGCTCCGCCCGCGCATCAGGCGTCCGCAGCACCGCGGGCGCCAAGCTCTCGGAGCTCGATGGCCAGGCGCTCGCGCGCGAGTCGACGAGCATCCGGCTCGTGGCGCCGTTCCTCAGGTCGAGCGCCCAGGTCATCCACGAGGGCCAGAACGCGAGCCCGACGCTCGTCGGGACGCGCCTGAACTACTTCGAGATCCGGAGCTGGAAGGTCGCGCAGGGAGAGCCGTGGAGCCCCGCCTCGGAGAACCTCTCCGAGAAGGTCGTCGTGATCGGGGCCCAGACCGCGCGCGATCTGTTCGGATCGCTCGATCCGATCGGCCGGATGGTGCGGATCGGCCGCCAGATGTACCGCGTGCTCGGCGTGCTGGAGGAGAAGGGGGCGTCGCCCTTCGGGCAGAGCCAGGACGAGATCGTGCTGATGCCCATCACCACGATGCGGTCGCACGTCATCGCCACGCGGCCCGGGGAGGTTCACGCCATCTTGCTGAGCTCGACGTCGGCCGAGACGTCGGAGCGCGCCAGGCTGCAGGCCGAGGCGATCCTCCGCCAGCGGCACCACATCGGCGAGAACGACGAGGACGACTTCGCCGTCCGCAGCCAGGCGGAGTTCCAGGCCATGCAGGACGCGATCTTCGCGGCGCTCTCGGCGCTGCTCGTCAGCATCGCGGCGGTGTCGCTCGTCGTGGGCGGCATCGGCGTCATGAACATCATGCTGGTCAGCGTCACCGAGCGCACCCGGGAGATCGGCATCCGGATGGCCATCGGCGCCCGGGAGATCGACATCCTGCTGCAGTTCCTGCTCGAGGCGCTCGTGCTCGCCACGCTGGGCGGCGTCGTCGGCAGCGCGCTCGGGTACGGCGTCATCTTCGGCTTCTCGCGCGCGTTCAGCTGGCCGATGAGGCTCGAGCCGACCGCGCTCGCGGTCGCGCTCGGGGTGAGCACGGCGATCGGGATCGTCTTCGGGTTCTTCCCGGCGCGGCGGGCCGCGCGCATGGATCCCGTGAACGCGCTGGGGCGCGAGTAG
- a CDS encoding ABC transporter permease, translated as MSGYLAAVRIALRAIVRSKLRAALTVLGILIGVSAVVIVVALGTGVRNRVLGEISGMGASSIYIFPQSTQASGLRRRENARMSEADGIAILKESTSVAALSPFSSTSTQVVAGEANVATQVMGVTRSYLSILSYSVGVGEGWTEADEQLKAKVCLIGETVRENLFGSGEAVGRYIRIGKHPFRVIGVLAKKGQSPFGEDQDDRLLMPIGSFRSRIVPSAPGRVQMLVAAATSERTVDRAVEQIDRILRQRHEIAPDDEPNFVIRTQAEFRASQERILDTLTMLLSSIAAVSLLVGGIGVMNIMLVSVTERTREIGIRMAIGASEGDILVQFLVEAITLSLIGGVLGLGAGLGVIKALAATLGWSMTLPASAVIVAVGTSATIGIVFGFFPARRAARQDPIAALRHE; from the coding sequence ATGAGCGGCTACCTCGCCGCCGTCCGGATCGCGCTGCGCGCCATCGTCCGCTCGAAGCTCCGCGCCGCCCTGACGGTGCTCGGCATCCTGATCGGGGTCTCGGCCGTGGTGATCGTCGTGGCGCTCGGGACGGGCGTGCGCAACCGCGTCCTTGGCGAGATCTCGGGCATGGGGGCGAGTTCGATCTACATCTTCCCGCAGTCGACGCAGGCGTCGGGGCTGAGGCGCCGCGAGAACGCGAGGATGTCGGAGGCCGACGGGATCGCGATCCTGAAGGAGTCCACGAGCGTGGCCGCGCTGAGCCCGTTCAGCTCGACGTCGACGCAGGTCGTGGCCGGAGAGGCCAACGTCGCGACCCAGGTCATGGGCGTGACCCGGAGCTACCTCTCGATCCTCTCGTACAGCGTCGGGGTGGGCGAGGGCTGGACCGAGGCCGACGAGCAGCTCAAGGCGAAGGTCTGCCTGATCGGCGAGACCGTCCGGGAGAACCTGTTCGGCTCGGGCGAGGCGGTGGGGCGGTACATCCGGATCGGCAAGCACCCGTTCCGGGTGATCGGGGTGCTCGCGAAGAAGGGGCAATCGCCCTTCGGTGAGGACCAGGATGACCGGCTGCTCATGCCGATCGGCAGCTTCCGGTCGCGGATCGTGCCGAGCGCGCCGGGCAGGGTGCAGATGCTCGTCGCGGCCGCCACGAGCGAGCGGACCGTCGATCGCGCGGTGGAGCAGATCGACAGGATCCTCCGGCAGCGTCACGAGATCGCGCCGGACGACGAGCCGAATTTCGTGATCCGCACGCAGGCGGAGTTCCGCGCCTCCCAGGAGCGGATCCTGGACACCTTGACGATGCTCCTGTCCTCGATCGCCGCGGTGTCGCTCCTCGTCGGCGGGATCGGCGTCATGAACATCATGCTGGTCAGCGTCACCGAGCGGACGCGCGAGATCGGCATCCGCATGGCGATCGGCGCCTCCGAGGGCGACATCCTGGTCCAGTTCCTTGTCGAGGCCATCACCCTCTCGCTCATCGGCGGCGTGCTGGGGCTCGGCGCGGGGCTCGGCGTCATCAAGGCCCTCGCCGCGACGCTCGGCTGGAGCATGACGTTGCCGGCCAGCGCGGTCATCGTCGCGGTGGGGACGAGCGCGACGATCGGGATCGTCTTCGGGTTCTTTCCGGCCCGCCGCGCGGCCCGTCAGGATCCCATCGCCGCCCTGAGGCACGAATGA